In one Thermanaerovibrio velox DSM 12556 genomic region, the following are encoded:
- a CDS encoding carbon storage regulator produces MLVLSRKPGESILIGDHIEVRCVEVRGDVVRLGIVAPRDVKVWRKELLDEVMDANASAVASPPMDLLEIPLKGSRGVGKCAEGEVVDHE; encoded by the coding sequence GTGCTGGTCCTGTCCAGGAAGCCCGGGGAGTCCATATTAATAGGGGACCACATAGAGGTCCGCTGTGTGGAGGTTCGGGGCGATGTGGTCCGCCTTGGGATAGTGGCCCCCAGGGACGTTAAGGTATGGCGGAAGGAGCTGCTTGATGAGGTGATGGATGCCAACGCGTCGGCGGTGGCATCTCCGCCCATGGACCTTTTGGAGATCCCGCTTAAGGGTAGCCGGGGTGTTGGGAAATGCGCTGAGGGAGAGGTTGTGGATCATGAGTGA
- the fliW gene encoding flagellar assembly protein FliW: MRRFETSRFGLLEVGDDAVIRFPQGIPAFEEHKEWAFVGEDESPIKWLQSLVDGDVALPVCPPELVFPGYRAEVTGEDLEVIEASSEDELGIMVVLTIPGDVRQMTANLRAPLVFNHLKRLGCQVILKNDDYPIRYRVFGDPEGAEGEPGSLREGS, encoded by the coding sequence ATGAGACGTTTTGAGACTTCCCGGTTCGGATTGCTCGAGGTGGGGGATGATGCGGTTATAAGGTTTCCTCAGGGCATACCCGCCTTTGAGGAGCACAAGGAGTGGGCCTTTGTCGGGGAGGATGAAAGCCCCATAAAGTGGCTTCAGAGCCTGGTGGATGGAGATGTGGCGCTGCCGGTGTGTCCTCCGGAGCTGGTGTTCCCCGGTTATAGGGCGGAGGTGACCGGTGAGGATCTGGAGGTAATAGAGGCCTCGTCGGAGGATGAGCTGGGGATAATGGTGGTGCTCACCATCCCGGGGGATGTTCGCCAGATGACCGCCAACCTTCGGGCCCCGTTGGTGTTCAACCATCTCAAGCGCTTGGGCTGTCAGGTGATACTGAAGAACGATGACTATCCCATAAGGTACAGGGTTTTCGGGGACCCCGAGGGGGCAGAGGGGGAACCCGGCTCATTGAGGGAGGGGTCCTAG